The genomic DNA TCGACATCATCATCGACCTGAGGAACCTGGCAGTCGCAGAGGGACACATCAGGGAGCAGCACAAGGGAACCGCAAGCAACCTGATGAAGTACGGACACACTGTCAAGGTCCTCGACATCATCACAGAGCTGAGAGAGAACCTCGGACTCGATCCGACACCCCCGACCGTTCTCGCAAACGAGAAGGCAAAGGCAGACCTGGACAAGATCCTCGTCGCAACCGGATTCGACAAGATTGTAGGAGAGTGATTAGGATGGCAAAGTACGCATTTTTCCTCGGATGTATCGCACCCCTCAGATACCCTGGTATCGAGAAGGCAACAAGAGAAGTCTGCGCAGCACTCGGAGTCGAGCTCGTCGACCTCGAGGACGCAAGCTGCTGTCCCGCACCTGGAGTAATCAGGGCTTTCAACAAGAAGACCTGGCTCGCAGCAGCGGCAAGGAACCTCGCTCTCGCAGAGAAGCAGGGTCTCCCGATTATCACCATCTGTAACGGATGCTACGGATCACTCTTCGACGCAGCTTACGAGCTCGCAGAGGACCCCGAACTCCTCGCAGAGGTCAACAAGATCCTCAAGGAGATCGGAATGGAGTACAAGGGAACCACAAAGGTCTACCACTTCGCAGAGGTCCTCTACAAGGAGGTCGGAGTCGAGAAGATCAGGAACTCCGTCAAGAACCCCCTGAGCTACCAGGTCGCAGCATTCTACGGATGCCACTTCCTCAAGCCCAGCGCAATCAAGCAGGTCGACAACCCCGAGAACCCCCACATCCTCGACGATCTCATCGAGGCAACCGGAGCCAAGTCCATGCCCAGGAAGCAGAAGATGCTCTGCTGTGGAGCAGGAGGAGGACTCAAGGCCGCATTCGGAGATGTCGCAAAGAAGTTCACAGAGACCAACCTCGAGAACATGAAGGAGTCCGGAGCACAGTTCATCATCGATGTCTGTCCCTTCTGCCACCTGCAGTTCGACGGAATCCAGAAGGACACGGAATACAATATCCCCGTCCTCCACCTGTCTCAGCTCCTCGGTCTCGCACTGGGAATGGATGAGAAGCAGCTCGCTTTCTCCACCCACGTCACCCCTGTGAAACTCTGAGTTCAAAATCATTTAGGGAGGGAGACCTCCCCTTTCTTATCTGATTATCTTAGAATCGATGGATCTGTCCGGTTTTCCTGACATATCTAAGTAATTTTGAGTTAATTTTAAATATATGTGGTACACACATCAACATATCTTTTAATACAACGATATAATCCGCACCTTCAGTAAAGGTGTCTATTATGGCAAGACAGCAAGCAGCACGTAAGGTGAAGGACAAGTGGAAGGCGAAGGAATGGTACAAGATCCACGCCCCCAAGATGTTCAATGAGGCAGAAATCGGAGACACACCCTCGGCAGACCCCGAGTTCGTCATCGGACGTACCGTAGAGGTCACCGTCCAGGATCTGACCGGAGACTTCTCCAAGATGCACATCAAACTAAAGTTCAAGGTCAGCGAGACCGAGGGAATGGACGCGAAGACAGTCTTCGTCGGACACGACCTCACCAGCGACTACGTAAGGAGGCTCACCCGCCGTAGAAAGACCAAGACCGACCACGTCGTGGACTTCTACACAAAGGACGGCTTCAAGTACAGGATCAAGACAATGTCCATCGCGGACAGGCGTATCCAGTCCTCACAGGAAGAGGGAATGAGAGCAATCATCACCGAGACACTCACCAACATGGGAAAGGAGATGACTCTCTCCGAGATCGTCAAGGCGATCATCAACGGAAGCCTCTCCAGGGATCTGGCCAAAGCATGTCACGTCGTCATCCCCATCAAGAGAATCGAGGTCAGGAAGTCCGAGGTCCTCGAGTTCGGAGAGGGCGAGCCCGAGGCAGTCTTCACTCCTGAAGAGATGGTCTCCAACGAGCCCGAGGAAGCCGCACCCGCAGAAGAGTCGGCTGAGGAAGCACCTGCAGAGACCGAAGAGGCTCCTGCAGAGGAAGCATCCGAGTGATTCTCAATCGTCCCGGTTCGCCGGGACTCAAACTCTTTCCTTCGATTCTATACAATTCTTTGGAATCTGGCATTTTGTTCTTGGTGTTTCAGCGACCTCTTGAAAATAGATGAGGGGGAAGTGAATGAAAGTGTTTGATGGCTGTCAATTCAAAATTTATTCTTCTATGACAGCATATTCAGCCTTGGTTAGGGCCGGCCGTGTCGGAGTATCCCATCAGACCTATGAGACCGATTGTTCCTCCTACTGCGGCGGCAGTAGCGAACCCCCCAAGTGTTGCAGTAGCTGCTCCTAAGGCTAAGGCTCCTATGCCTCCAACGCCTGCAACGACTGCAATAGCGAAACCGGCTATCATAACTCCTTTCCAGAATTTGTTCCAGCTGAAACTACCGGCGTATGCCATATCCGCTGCCGTCATATCCACATAATTAGTTGGCATGACCATCTCGTTTGTAGCGTTCTCCATCATGAAACCTCCTAGGGTGAACCCTATGATTATGGCATCTTTCATTTTTCAATAATAAATGTTGCTATCCTATTCTCAATATGTGTGAAACAGTCTCATGATGCCACTATACTGTGATTCAAATCTATTATCAGATATTATTGGGTGTATCTGAGCTGCTATTCGGGAAGAAATCCAAGGCATCTCCATATAGCAACGTTTATAATGAGCAACCCAATGTCCGATTCAAGGCCGGGGTGGCTCAGCCTGGTGGAGCGTCGGACTCATAGGGTTCTGGTCAATTAGACCTCTTCCAGGGAAATCCGAAGGTCATGGGTTCGAACCCCATTCCCGGCACCATATTTATTCCAAAATTCAGTGATTTCACCTTCTGTAAAACTTATAATTGCGTAGCAGTTACCGAGCTTAAGGCTCGGTCCCATGTGGTTGATCTTCGCAATATGTTCAGCTGTATTCGCAGGACTCACCTCCATACTGGCCAAATGCGGTCTTCAGGAAGTGGATTCGACTGTGGCCACGGCCTTCCGCACCGTCGTCGCTATGGTTTTTGCTTGGATCATAGTTCTGATCAGCGGTTCTTATGCCCAGATAGATTCCATAGATGCCGATACGTGGATATTCCTGATTCTGTCAGGTCTGGCCACAGGAGCATCGTGGCTTTGCTACTTCAAAGCGCTCCAATTGGGCGATGTGAACAAAGTTGTCCCCGTGGATAAGTCCAGTACAGTCATGGCCATAATGCTAGCGATCATCTTCCTCGGAGAGACTCTAAGCATCCCGGGCATCTTCGGTGTCGTCCTGATCCTCGTCGGGACAATCCTGATGATCGAGAAGAAGGATGTGAAAGGGATGGAGAGCAAAGGCTCCAGCTGGTTGCTATTTGCCATCGGTTCTGCCGTGTTTGCTGCACTCACATCCATCCTGGGAAAGATAGGGATGGAAGGGATAGATTCCAACCTCGGTACTGCAATACGTACGATAGTAGTACTGGGGATGTCGTGGATAATGATCTACGTTTCCCATAAGCAGAGCAAGATTCACGGCATCAAGCGTAGGGATATGGCATTCATAATCCTGTCAGGTCTGGCCACGGGAGCATCCTGGATGTTCTTCTTCGGAGCCCTTCAGATGGGTCCGGCCAGTGTAATCATACCGATCGATAAGCTGAGCATTCTGGTGACTATCGCATTCTCATACATCGTATTCAGGGAGAAGCTGACGAAGAAGAGTGCGATAGGTCTCGCCGGTGTGGTAGCTGGAACGCTTTTGCTGTTGCTATGATAAGCATTGAGGAAACCCTCGGTCTAGCGTCAGAATTAATGATTCAACAGAATTATCTAGGAACCTTAGACACCGAACCGAAAGTGGAAAGGGGATGTCTGGATAGGTAGTTTTTCGATTGCACTTTCGGAGGCCCCCGTCTTAACTTCTTATAGTAATCCCTCGGT from Thermoplasmata archaeon includes the following:
- the hdrC gene encoding CoB--CoM heterodisulfide reductase subunit C: MVTPNAEISKEIADAAKMCFQCGTCTAGCPSGRRTSYRTRKIIRMAQLGMKEEILSSDELWECSTCYTCVERCPREVPIVDIIIDLRNLAVAEGHIREQHKGTASNLMKYGHTVKVLDIITELRENLGLDPTPPTVLANEKAKADLDKILVATGFDKIVGE
- a CDS encoding 30S ribosomal protein S3ae is translated as MARQQAARKVKDKWKAKEWYKIHAPKMFNEAEIGDTPSADPEFVIGRTVEVTVQDLTGDFSKMHIKLKFKVSETEGMDAKTVFVGHDLTSDYVRRLTRRRKTKTDHVVDFYTKDGFKYRIKTMSIADRRIQSSQEEGMRAIITETLTNMGKEMTLSEIVKAIINGSLSRDLAKACHVVIPIKRIEVRKSEVLEFGEGEPEAVFTPEEMVSNEPEEAAPAEESAEEAPAETEEAPAEEASE
- a CDS encoding EamA family transporter, with protein sequence MWLIFAICSAVFAGLTSILAKCGLQEVDSTVATAFRTVVAMVFAWIIVLISGSYAQIDSIDADTWIFLILSGLATGASWLCYFKALQLGDVNKVVPVDKSSTVMAIMLAIIFLGETLSIPGIFGVVLILVGTILMIEKKDVKGMESKGSSWLLFAIGSAVFAALTSILGKIGMEGIDSNLGTAIRTIVVLGMSWIMIYVSHKQSKIHGIKRRDMAFIILSGLATGASWMFFFGALQMGPASVIIPIDKLSILVTIAFSYIVFREKLTKKSAIGLAGVVAGTLLLLL
- the hdrB gene encoding CoB--CoM heterodisulfide reductase subunit B, which produces MAKYAFFLGCIAPLRYPGIEKATREVCAALGVELVDLEDASCCPAPGVIRAFNKKTWLAAAARNLALAEKQGLPIITICNGCYGSLFDAAYELAEDPELLAEVNKILKEIGMEYKGTTKVYHFAEVLYKEVGVEKIRNSVKNPLSYQVAAFYGCHFLKPSAIKQVDNPENPHILDDLIEATGAKSMPRKQKMLCCGAGGGLKAAFGDVAKKFTETNLENMKESGAQFIIDVCPFCHLQFDGIQKDTEYNIPVLHLSQLLGLALGMDEKQLAFSTHVTPVKL